One Actinospica robiniae DSM 44927 genomic region harbors:
- a CDS encoding suppressor of fused domain protein: MTAESAPATTPAFAGFLPQVAEYLGPLKWVEEPTAHGPNRGFAVLYLRAQGSEVGSAVSSGLRFQNVNAIFPQELCCSLLTEYEEAAAEIIVRTAHMVLEGGAGLLVGTIIPGQQPFVPGTEMVGVICAEHPYVDGEFNVIRDVAGKTEMQIITMIPASAVEIALATARGADALFDLWEARETDLADLGRKSVI, from the coding sequence GTGACGGCTGAGTCCGCGCCCGCAACTACGCCCGCGTTCGCCGGCTTCCTGCCGCAGGTCGCCGAATATCTCGGGCCCCTGAAGTGGGTCGAGGAACCCACCGCCCACGGCCCGAATCGCGGCTTCGCCGTGCTCTACCTCCGCGCGCAAGGCAGCGAAGTGGGCTCCGCCGTGAGCAGTGGCCTGCGATTCCAGAACGTCAACGCGATCTTCCCGCAGGAACTGTGCTGCAGCCTGCTCACGGAGTACGAGGAAGCAGCCGCCGAGATTATCGTCCGCACCGCGCACATGGTGCTCGAAGGCGGAGCCGGCCTACTCGTTGGCACTATCATTCCCGGGCAACAGCCCTTCGTACCCGGCACCGAGATGGTCGGCGTCATCTGCGCCGAGCATCCATACGTCGACGGGGAATTCAACGTCATACGCGATGTCGCCGGCAAAACCGAGATGCAGATCATTACCATGATCCCCGCCAGCGCGGTCGAGATCGCCCTAGCGACCGCGCGCGGCGCGGATGCCCTGTTCGACCTCTGGGAGGCCAGGGAAACCGACCTGGCAGACCTCGGAAGAAAATCTGTAATCTGA